One Thalassospira marina DNA window includes the following coding sequences:
- the gap gene encoding type I glyceraldehyde-3-phosphate dehydrogenase has protein sequence MAIRVAINGFGRIGRLVLRSIIESGRTDVEVVAINDLGDVKTNAHLLKYDSVHGTLANDVKAEGNDLVVDGKAIKVCSERDPANLPWGELNVDIAFECTGIFLDEAGAGKHLTAGAKRVLISAPAKGDIKTVVYGVNSDTLTADDVIVSNASCTTNCLAPVADVLNKTVGITKGFMTTVHAFTGDQNTVDSLHKDLRRARAASLSMIPTSTGAAKAVGLVLPELKGKLDGTSVRVPTPNVSMIDLTFVAGRDTTVEEINAAIKEASEGRLKGVLGYNEAPLVSIDFNHNQNSSTFDATQTQVMDGNFVRILSWYDNEWGFSNRMSDTAVTMAKFL, from the coding sequence ATGGCTATTCGTGTTGCGATTAATGGTTTTGGCCGTATTGGCCGTCTGGTTCTGCGCTCCATTATTGAAAGTGGCCGCACCGACGTTGAAGTTGTTGCCATCAACGACCTGGGCGACGTCAAAACCAATGCTCACCTGCTGAAATACGATTCCGTTCATGGCACCCTTGCCAATGACGTCAAAGCTGAAGGCAACGATCTGGTTGTCGATGGCAAGGCCATCAAGGTTTGTTCCGAACGTGATCCGGCGAACCTGCCGTGGGGCGAGCTTAATGTTGATATCGCATTTGAATGCACCGGCATCTTCCTTGACGAAGCAGGCGCAGGCAAACACCTGACCGCTGGCGCAAAACGCGTTCTGATCTCGGCCCCGGCAAAGGGCGACATCAAAACCGTCGTCTATGGTGTAAACAGCGACACCCTGACCGCCGACGACGTTATCGTTTCGAACGCTTCGTGCACCACCAACTGCCTTGCACCGGTTGCTGACGTTCTGAACAAAACCGTTGGTATCACCAAAGGCTTCATGACCACCGTTCACGCCTTCACCGGCGACCAGAACACCGTTGACAGCCTGCACAAAGACCTGCGTCGCGCCCGCGCGGCCTCCCTGTCCATGATCCCGACCTCGACCGGTGCCGCCAAGGCTGTCGGTCTGGTTCTGCCGGAACTGAAGGGCAAGCTGGACGGAACCTCGGTTCGTGTTCCGACCCCGAACGTCTCCATGATCGACCTGACCTTTGTTGCTGGCCGTGACACCACCGTTGAAGAAATCAACGCTGCGATCAAGGAAGCATCCGAAGGCCGCCTGAAAGGCGTTCTTGGTTACAACGAAGCACCGCTGGTTTCGATTGACTTCAATCACAATCAGAACAGCTCGACCTTCGATGCCACCCAGACCCAGGTTATGGACGGTAACTTCGTTCGCATCCTGTCCTGGTATGACAACGAATGGGGCTTCTCGAACCGTATGTCGGACACCGCCGTTACCATGGCGAAGTTCCTCTAA
- the tkt gene encoding transketolase, with product MANPQEAHSMTKPVEHSRMANAIRFLSADAVEKANSGHPGMPMGMADVATVLFTKFLKFDPKHPNWPDRDRFILSAGHGSMLLYSLLYLTGYEDFDLDQIKNFRQLGARTAGHPEFGHGAGIETTTGPLGQGIATSVGFALGERIMNAAFNNDLVDHYTYVVAGDGCLMEGISQEAISMAGHMQLSKLIVLFDDNGISIDGPTSLSTSEDHKKRFEAAGWDVQQIDGHDADAIEAAIAKAKTTGTPSLIACKTVIGFGAPTKGGTSATHGSPLGAKELAGAREKLGWSYEPFDVPQDVLDAWRAAGARGAEEFSAWGARFDAQDADVRAEFERRIEGKLPENWVDAFNTYKKQITEEQPKIATRKSSQNVLEVLTQAIPEMIGGSADLTGSNNTKTAVQEPISVQSGYDGRYIYYGIREHGMAAAMNGLALHGGVMPYGGTFLVFTDYCRPAIRLSALMNQRVVYVMTHDSIGLGEDGPTHQPVEHVASLRAMPNVLMIRPADAVETAEAWAMAITHDSGPTVLALSRQNLPVLRTEYREDNLVARGGYIISEAEGETQVTLIATGSEVEIAVDAQAKLKAEGISAAVVSLPCWELFDAQSPEYRKSVLGSAPRIAIEALSVFGWEKYVGDNGKVIGLHGFGASAPAPELYEHFGITADALVKTAKELV from the coding sequence ATAGCGAACCCCCAGGAAGCGCATTCAATGACGAAACCAGTAGAACATAGCCGCATGGCAAACGCCATTCGCTTTCTTTCCGCCGACGCCGTGGAAAAAGCCAACTCCGGCCATCCGGGCATGCCGATGGGCATGGCCGATGTCGCGACTGTTCTCTTTACCAAGTTTCTGAAATTCGATCCGAAACACCCGAACTGGCCCGACCGCGACCGTTTTATTCTGTCCGCCGGCCATGGATCGATGCTGCTTTATTCGCTGCTGTATCTTACCGGCTATGAAGACTTTGATCTCGACCAGATCAAAAATTTCCGCCAGCTTGGCGCCCGCACTGCCGGCCACCCGGAATTCGGCCATGGTGCAGGCATTGAAACCACCACCGGCCCGCTGGGCCAGGGTATTGCCACCTCGGTTGGTTTCGCCCTTGGCGAGCGCATCATGAATGCGGCTTTCAACAACGATCTGGTTGATCACTATACCTATGTCGTCGCTGGCGATGGCTGCCTGATGGAAGGCATCTCGCAGGAAGCCATTTCCATGGCTGGCCACATGCAGCTTTCCAAGCTGATCGTGCTGTTTGACGATAACGGCATCTCGATCGATGGTCCGACCTCGCTTTCGACCTCGGAAGACCACAAAAAACGCTTTGAAGCTGCTGGCTGGGATGTTCAGCAGATTGACGGCCACGATGCAGATGCCATCGAAGCCGCCATTGCCAAGGCAAAAACCACCGGCACCCCGTCGCTGATCGCTTGCAAAACCGTTATCGGTTTTGGCGCGCCGACCAAGGGTGGCACCTCGGCAACCCACGGTTCGCCGCTGGGCGCAAAGGAACTGGCCGGTGCCCGCGAAAAGCTGGGCTGGTCCTACGAGCCGTTCGATGTCCCGCAGGATGTTCTTGATGCATGGCGCGCCGCTGGTGCCCGTGGCGCCGAAGAATTCTCGGCTTGGGGCGCACGCTTTGACGCCCAGGATGCCGATGTCCGCGCCGAATTTGAACGCCGCATCGAAGGTAAGCTGCCAGAAAACTGGGTTGATGCCTTCAACACCTACAAAAAGCAGATTACCGAAGAACAGCCGAAGATCGCGACCCGTAAATCCTCGCAGAACGTTCTTGAAGTTCTGACCCAGGCGATCCCGGAAATGATCGGCGGCTCTGCCGACCTGACCGGTTCCAACAACACCAAAACCGCCGTTCAGGAACCGATCTCGGTCCAGAGCGGTTATGACGGCCGTTACATCTATTACGGTATCCGTGAACACGGCATGGCCGCTGCCATGAACGGTCTGGCACTGCATGGCGGTGTTATGCCTTACGGCGGCACCTTCCTGGTCTTCACCGATTATTGCCGCCCGGCGATCCGCCTGTCCGCACTGATGAACCAGCGTGTCGTTTATGTCATGACCCACGATTCCATCGGTCTTGGCGAAGATGGCCCGACCCACCAGCCGGTCGAACATGTCGCATCCCTGCGCGCCATGCCGAACGTCCTGATGATCCGCCCGGCCGATGCGGTTGAAACCGCCGAAGCATGGGCAATGGCCATCACCCATGACAGCGGCCCGACCGTTCTGGCACTCAGCCGTCAGAATTTGCCGGTTCTGCGCACCGAATACCGCGAAGACAACCTTGTCGCACGCGGCGGTTACATCATTTCCGAAGCCGAAGGCGAAACCCAGGTCACCCTGATCGCGACCGGTTCGGAAGTTGAAATTGCCGTTGATGCCCAGGCGAAACTGAAAGCCGAAGGCATTTCCGCTGCTGTCGTTTCCCTGCCCTGCTGGGAACTGTTTGACGCACAGTCGCCGGAATACCGCAAAAGCGTTCTGGGCTCCGCACCGCGCATCGCAATCGAAGCCCTCTCGGTCTTTGGCTGGGAAAAATACGTTGGCGACAATGGCAAGGTGATCGGCCTGCACGGCTTCGGTGCTTCGGCTCCGGCACCGGAACTTTACGAACATTTCGGCATCACCGCCGACGCTCTGGTCAAAACGGCCAAGGAACTGGTTTAA
- a CDS encoding DUF4164 family protein has translation MSRLQNAGERLENALAALEAAVESRLARSEAAIQSGVSENAAAQARSEEMRAQLDALKHDYDVLAEATETVSQRLDGAVGQLRLVLSDETEQKQA, from the coding sequence ATGTCACGTCTGCAAAATGCTGGTGAACGTCTTGAAAATGCCCTTGCCGCGCTTGAAGCGGCGGTGGAGTCGCGATTGGCCCGCTCGGAGGCGGCCATTCAGTCCGGCGTTAGCGAAAATGCCGCAGCACAGGCCCGTTCCGAGGAAATGCGCGCCCAGCTTGATGCCCTAAAGCACGATTATGATGTGCTGGCAGAAGCCACAGAAACCGTTTCCCAGCGCCTTGATGGTGCCGTTGGCCAGCTTCGGCTGGTCCTGAGTGACGAAACAGAACAGAAGCAGGCATAA
- a CDS encoding cell division protein ZapA, translating to MAQVSVRINGRSYDVACEDGQEERLTQLAGYVDERVGEIASMVGQIGEQRLLVMTSLLIADELSDAHEKLSSARQVSLPEGAVGPNEADRMAQSMENLAGRIEAIAQRLSAD from the coding sequence ATGGCACAGGTATCAGTCCGTATTAATGGTCGCAGCTATGATGTTGCCTGCGAGGATGGCCAGGAGGAACGCCTGACCCAGTTGGCAGGTTATGTTGATGAACGTGTTGGCGAAATTGCCAGCATGGTTGGCCAGATTGGTGAACAGCGCCTGCTGGTGATGACCAGCCTTTTGATCGCCGATGAATTAAGCGATGCCCATGAAAAGCTGTCATCGGCCCGGCAGGTCAGTTTGCCCGAAGGGGCGGTTGGCCCGAACGAGGCCGATCGGATGGCGCAAAGCATGGAAAATCTTGCTGGTCGTATCGAGGCTATTGCACAAAGGCTTTCGGCTGACTAA
- a CDS encoding TIGR00282 family metallophosphoesterase, which produces MRLLHLGDVLGQSGRKAALEALPMLRDRLKVDVAVVNVENSAHGFGVTAKICREFYNAGADVLTTGNHVWDQREIIAYIDEDKTLLRPWNFPDGTPGQGDCVFTAKSGKKVAVINMMGRLFMDPLSCPFQGANKLFGKYRLGKNVDALLIDFHAETTSEKMAFGHHCDGRASLVLGTHTHVPTADAQILPGGTAYQTDVGMCGDFNSVIGMKHESSVAKFLTKMPSGRLEPAEGPATVCGVYVETDDATGLAKRIEPVRIGGRLRGSWPSA; this is translated from the coding sequence ATGCGGCTTTTACATTTGGGCGATGTTTTGGGGCAATCCGGGCGCAAGGCTGCGCTGGAGGCGCTGCCGATGTTGCGTGATCGCCTGAAGGTCGATGTGGCGGTGGTGAATGTTGAAAATTCCGCACATGGTTTTGGTGTAACCGCAAAAATTTGCCGCGAATTTTACAATGCCGGTGCCGATGTGCTGACAACGGGCAATCATGTTTGGGACCAGCGCGAAATCATCGCCTATATCGACGAAGACAAAACGCTGCTGCGTCCCTGGAATTTCCCCGATGGTACGCCAGGGCAGGGCGATTGCGTTTTTACCGCCAAGTCGGGCAAGAAAGTGGCCGTCATTAACATGATGGGCCGTTTGTTCATGGACCCGCTTTCCTGCCCGTTCCAGGGGGCAAACAAGCTTTTTGGCAAATACCGGCTGGGCAAAAATGTTGATGCCCTTCTGATCGATTTTCACGCTGAAACCACGTCGGAAAAAATGGCGTTCGGGCATCATTGTGATGGACGCGCGTCGCTGGTGCTGGGTACGCATACCCACGTGCCAACCGCCGATGCGCAGATCCTGCCTGGTGGAACAGCCTATCAGACCGATGTTGGCATGTGCGGCGATTTTAATTCCGTGATTGGCATGAAGCATGAAAGCTCGGTTGCCAAATTCCTGACGAAGATGCCATCAGGCCGGCTGGAACCGGCAGAAGGCCCGGCAACGGTTTGTGGCGTTTATGTTGAAACCGATGATGCCACCGGCCTTGCCAAGCGCATCGAGCCGGTTCGCATTGGCGGGCGGCTGCGCGGAAGCTGGCCCAGCGCCTGA
- a CDS encoding AraC family transcriptional regulator, whose product MTAGLDKFARLIEQYCPSTGRCDTDIPGVVLLRADKPMEPVNVVYQPSVCILASGEKTAMMGESVYVYRPGQYLTVSLDVPVLGEVTVATPEKPYLCLRLDLNTKVMADILMEARENNVVPSGRQPGPALQVSDAGPELIDASVRMLELLATPRDIPILAPLIEREILYRLLNGPQSVRLQQLAMADSKLNQVSRAIEWIKKHFREPFSVEVLAREANMSASALHQHFKAITSMSPLQYQKQLRLQEARSLIMVNAMDAASAGYHVGYDSPSQFSREYRRMFGAPPRRDVEQLRLSSSAGMVEVA is encoded by the coding sequence ATGACTGCTGGCTTGGATAAATTTGCACGGTTGATTGAACAATATTGCCCCAGCACCGGGCGATGTGACACCGACATTCCCGGCGTGGTTCTTTTGCGCGCGGACAAGCCGATGGAGCCGGTCAATGTGGTGTATCAACCATCGGTGTGTATTCTTGCCAGTGGTGAAAAAACGGCAATGATGGGCGAAAGCGTTTATGTCTATCGCCCCGGCCAGTATCTGACGGTGTCGCTTGATGTGCCGGTATTGGGCGAAGTTACCGTTGCCACACCTGAAAAACCCTATCTGTGCCTGCGGCTGGATTTGAATACAAAGGTCATGGCGGACATTTTGATGGAAGCCCGCGAAAACAACGTGGTGCCATCGGGCCGCCAGCCGGGACCGGCACTTCAGGTTAGTGATGCCGGGCCGGAACTGATTGATGCATCGGTACGGATGCTGGAATTGCTGGCAACGCCGCGTGATATACCCATTCTGGCCCCATTGATTGAACGGGAAATTCTTTACCGGTTGTTGAATGGCCCGCAAAGCGTGCGTTTGCAGCAGCTTGCAATGGCAGACAGCAAACTGAACCAGGTTTCCCGCGCCATTGAATGGATCAAAAAGCATTTCCGCGAACCCTTTAGCGTCGAGGTGCTGGCCCGCGAAGCCAATATGAGCGCATCTGCCTTACATCAGCATTTCAAAGCCATTACATCGATGAGCCCGCTGCAATATCAAAAACAGTTACGTCTGCAGGAAGCACGTTCGCTGATTATGGTTAATGCGATGGATGCCGCGAGTGCCGGTTATCATGTGGGTTATGACAGCCCGTCGCAGTTCTCACGCGAATATCGCCGCATGTTTGGCGCACCACCCAGACGCGATGTCGAGCAATTGCGACTCTCGTCCTCGGCCGGGATGGTGGAGGTGGCTTGA
- a CDS encoding Nramp family divalent metal transporter produces MADTGEMKRKPGDWRDEAEQPSLVEVFRSIAVSPDAGFFRKFLTFAGPGYLVAVGYMDPGNWATSLAGGSQFGYALLCVALLSNIMAVILQSLCARLAIATGRDLAQACRDAFPAWMSWPLWALAELAICATDLAEVIGTAIALNLLFNIPLELGVLITAADVLVILWLQSRGFRWVEGFIIALLGVISICFAVQIAMADPDWYGVITGFAPTTDVLRNQHMLYLALGIIGATVMPHNLYLHSGIVQTRDYERTLKGKREALRFATLDSTVALTFALVINASILILAAATFHVSGQTSVDDIGVAHELLAPLLGASIAPILFGIALLCCGLSSTVTATMAGQIVMEGFIKMTIPSWLRRLITRVVAIIPAIAVTVIYGQAETAKLLILSQVVLSFQLPFAVVPLVMFTASREKMKELCAPRWLTFVSAIIALIIIALNVKLLYDISVGAI; encoded by the coding sequence ATGGCCGATACGGGTGAAATGAAACGCAAACCGGGTGACTGGCGCGATGAGGCGGAGCAGCCTTCGCTTGTTGAGGTGTTCCGGTCGATTGCCGTGTCCCCGGATGCGGGATTTTTCCGTAAATTTCTGACATTTGCCGGGCCGGGTTATCTGGTTGCGGTTGGCTATATGGACCCGGGCAACTGGGCAACGTCGCTGGCTGGTGGTTCGCAGTTTGGCTATGCGCTGTTATGTGTGGCGCTGCTGTCCAATATTATGGCGGTGATTTTGCAATCACTGTGTGCGCGCCTTGCCATTGCCACCGGGCGCGACCTTGCCCAGGCCTGCCGCGATGCGTTTCCCGCCTGGATGTCCTGGCCGTTATGGGCACTGGCCGAACTGGCAATTTGCGCTACCGACCTTGCCGAAGTGATCGGCACGGCCATTGCGTTAAACCTGTTATTCAATATTCCGTTGGAACTGGGCGTGCTGATTACGGCGGCCGACGTGCTGGTTATTTTGTGGCTGCAAAGCCGTGGTTTTCGCTGGGTCGAAGGTTTTATCATTGCCCTGCTGGGCGTGATTTCGATCTGTTTTGCCGTGCAAATTGCCATGGCCGACCCGGACTGGTACGGCGTGATTACCGGTTTCGCCCCGACCACCGATGTTTTGCGTAACCAGCATATGCTGTATCTGGCGCTGGGCATTATTGGTGCAACCGTGATGCCCCATAACCTTTATTTGCATTCGGGCATTGTCCAGACGCGCGATTACGAACGCACCCTTAAGGGCAAACGCGAAGCCCTGCGGTTTGCCACACTTGATTCAACCGTTGCGCTGACATTTGCGCTGGTGATCAATGCGTCGATCCTGATTTTGGCGGCGGCAACGTTCCATGTTTCCGGGCAGACCAGTGTGGATGATATCGGCGTAGCGCATGAATTGCTGGCACCGTTGCTGGGTGCGTCGATTGCGCCGATCCTGTTTGGTATTGCGTTATTATGCTGCGGCCTTAGTTCGACTGTGACGGCCACAATGGCCGGGCAGATCGTGATGGAAGGCTTCATCAAAATGACGATCCCTTCCTGGTTGCGACGCCTGATTACACGTGTGGTGGCGATTATACCGGCCATTGCCGTGACGGTTATTTACGGGCAGGCGGAAACGGCAAAGCTTTTGATCCTTTCGCAGGTGGTGCTTAGCTTCCAGTTGCCCTTTGCCGTGGTGCCGCTGGTGATGTTCACTGCGTCGCGTGAAAAGATGAAGGAACTATGCGCCCCGCGCTGGCTGACATTCGTTTCGGCGATTATCGCGCTGATCATTATCGCGCTGAATGTCAAACTGCTTTACGACATTTCGGTTGGTGCCATTTAA
- a CDS encoding cytochrome c oxidase assembly protein: MTDRPEDRTAKGKRRTLIAMGCAFAVMVGLVIYSPTLYRMFCAVTGVGGTVRQISVPNKTADGGAAPEGQGGSTTDAVADASDMVEVYFDANVAKGLPWEFYPEERKVTAKLGEPVKTYYYAKNNSDETIVARAVFNVTPYKSAQYFFKIECFCFTNEKLAPGESARMPLVLYIDDQIHKDPNTAEVKDITLSYTFYRQSDLTDQEIADARELKAGSDQKEDELSKSENIDLENDVRRH; encoded by the coding sequence ATGACTGACCGCCCCGAAGACCGCACCGCCAAAGGCAAACGCCGCACCCTGATTGCAATGGGCTGTGCCTTTGCTGTTATGGTGGGGTTGGTAATTTATTCCCCCACGCTGTATCGTATGTTTTGCGCCGTAACCGGTGTTGGCGGGACTGTGCGGCAAATATCGGTGCCCAATAAAACCGCCGATGGCGGGGCCGCACCCGAAGGGCAGGGCGGCAGCACCACCGATGCCGTGGCAGATGCCAGCGACATGGTCGAAGTTTATTTCGATGCCAATGTTGCCAAGGGCCTGCCGTGGGAATTTTACCCCGAAGAGCGCAAGGTAACCGCCAAGCTGGGCGAGCCGGTAAAGACCTATTACTACGCCAAAAACAATTCGGACGAGACGATTGTGGCGCGCGCCGTGTTTAACGTGACGCCCTATAAATCGGCCCAGTATTTTTTCAAGATCGAGTGTTTCTGTTTTACCAATGAAAAGCTGGCACCGGGCGAAAGCGCGCGTATGCCCCTGGTGCTTTATATTGATGACCAGATCCACAAAGACCCGAACACGGCCGAGGTAAAGGACATTACCCTGTCTTACACATTTTACCGGCAATCGGACCTGACCGATCAGGAAATTGCCGATGCCCGCGAATTGAAGGCCGGATCGGACCAGAAAGAGGACGAATTATCCAAATCAGAAAATATCGATCTGGAAAATGATGTGCGCCGCCACTAG
- a CDS encoding copper chaperone PCu(A)C, translating into MKHEINRPDGVTPHGTTARSMQGLARKLAAGFVATSLLAGVGGFMALGGSGLLSSTAQAHSYMLGKIMIGHFWAPPVAQDAKGAAVYGPFLNGGSEAITLEGASTNIAEQVRFRVEKDGVESWVDHITLPPNKPVGLAAWREHIWLSGLKQPLEAGGSFDLTLDFGKAGHKTIKIVIESESGH; encoded by the coding sequence ATGAAACATGAAATCAACCGTCCTGACGGCGTAACACCGCATGGGACAACGGCACGATCAATGCAGGGGCTGGCGCGCAAACTTGCGGCGGGTTTTGTTGCCACGTCGTTGCTGGCGGGTGTTGGCGGGTTTATGGCCCTTGGTGGTAGTGGCCTTTTGTCATCTACCGCGCAGGCGCACAGCTATATGCTGGGCAAAATCATGATTGGTCATTTCTGGGCGCCGCCGGTTGCCCAGGATGCCAAGGGGGCCGCCGTTTATGGCCCGTTTTTAAATGGTGGTAGCGAAGCAATCACCCTGGAAGGGGCCAGCACCAACATTGCCGAACAGGTGCGTTTTCGCGTTGAGAAAGATGGTGTTGAAAGCTGGGTTGATCATATCACCCTGCCGCCGAACAAGCCGGTTGGCCTTGCCGCCTGGCGCGAACATATCTGGCTTTCCGGATTGAAACAGCCGCTTGAAGCAGGTGGTTCGTTTGACCTGACGCTTGATTTTGGCAAGGCAGGCCATAAGACCATCAAGATCGTGATTGAATCGGAAAGCGGGCATTAG
- a CDS encoding methyl-accepting chemotaxis protein: MGVRGKLLVSFALVGLMAVIAAAVGAVSFERFGTQLDNITEAKLPPMFSAQQLATESAEIVAIAPRIVAASTPDEEAAVKAELDNRIVSLKQRVEQLRQSGMQPDTLDVIETNTTQLQDTLAKLHELVQKRFQIADEKAQKLTEFQQLSDRFVSTLKPLMTVTSNELNQISEMVKELRKSPVAQTRQPREDLIASLFKYHDSVSKRAPLVNLTNLGNQISNIVIGSASERDMTRLSIVGVRVRGSYADATNMLRELGNPKLIKFYEDLIDKMQKLSVGDGSLPDLQARQLQTAIDAQALVSQAGEYASTMGFSVDQVVETLQSDVDGAATNARDLQQQGSLVLYIVAAIAVLLSLAIYVIYVRGNLLRRLGGLQQTMVKLADGNLDVVVPAKGNDEISAMGRAVEVFKDNAVKVRAMQAEEERLNRERNEALRDELLGLADTLQGEVESAVGEIAALAEQLQGVSGQMTQSAELVSGQSDEVASSAREATSNVETVAAATEQLAASNAEINRQMAESTRISNEAAEKARETNELVNSLSLSANRIGEVIALITDIAEQTNLLALNATIEAARAGDAGKGFAVVAAEVKNLANQTEKATDEIAGQISGIQKSTGESVSAIEMIGAIIESINEIATTISAAVEEQGAATNEITRNVRNAAERTRMVSTSISDVADETGKTGELSGEVLQTSQDAAQKIQVLNNRINTILDDLRRKAHDRAAS, translated from the coding sequence ATGGGTGTTCGTGGAAAACTACTTGTTTCCTTTGCGCTGGTTGGGCTTATGGCCGTTATCGCCGCTGCGGTAGGGGCTGTATCGTTTGAACGTTTCGGTACACAGCTAGACAACATCACCGAAGCCAAATTGCCACCAATGTTCAGTGCGCAGCAACTCGCCACCGAAAGCGCCGAAATCGTTGCGATTGCGCCGCGTATTGTTGCTGCCTCCACCCCGGATGAAGAAGCCGCCGTCAAGGCCGAGCTTGATAACCGTATTGTTTCGCTCAAGCAGCGTGTCGAACAGTTGCGCCAGTCCGGCATGCAGCCCGACACCCTTGACGTTATCGAAACCAATACCACCCAGTTGCAGGACACCCTGGCAAAGCTTCACGAACTAGTGCAGAAACGCTTCCAGATCGCCGATGAAAAAGCCCAGAAGCTGACCGAATTCCAGCAGTTGTCCGATCGTTTCGTCAGCACGCTCAAGCCGCTGATGACCGTGACATCAAACGAACTCAACCAGATTTCGGAAATGGTAAAGGAACTTCGCAAAAGCCCGGTCGCCCAGACGCGCCAGCCCCGCGAAGACCTGATTGCCTCGCTGTTCAAATATCATGACAGCGTATCAAAGCGCGCCCCGCTGGTTAACCTGACCAACCTTGGCAACCAGATTTCCAATATCGTGATCGGTTCGGCCTCCGAACGCGACATGACCCGCCTTTCCATCGTTGGTGTGCGTGTGCGCGGTTCCTACGCCGATGCCACCAACATGCTGCGCGAACTTGGCAATCCCAAACTGATCAAGTTTTACGAAGACCTGATCGACAAAATGCAAAAGCTCTCGGTTGGGGATGGCAGCCTGCCGGACCTTCAGGCCCGCCAGCTTCAGACCGCCATTGATGCGCAGGCGCTGGTCAGCCAGGCTGGTGAATATGCCTCCACCATGGGCTTTAGCGTGGATCAGGTTGTTGAAACCCTGCAAAGCGATGTTGATGGTGCAGCCACCAATGCACGCGACCTGCAACAGCAGGGTTCGCTGGTTCTGTACATTGTTGCGGCCATTGCCGTTCTGCTGTCGCTTGCCATTTATGTCATCTATGTCCGTGGCAACCTTCTGCGTCGCCTGGGCGGCCTGCAGCAGACCATGGTGAAACTGGCCGATGGCAACCTTGATGTTGTCGTCCCGGCCAAGGGCAATGACGAAATTTCGGCCATGGGCCGTGCGGTCGAAGTCTTTAAGGACAATGCCGTTAAGGTCCGCGCCATGCAGGCCGAAGAAGAACGCCTGAACCGCGAACGTAACGAAGCCCTGCGCGATGAATTGCTGGGCCTGGCCGATACCCTGCAGGGTGAAGTCGAAAGTGCCGTTGGCGAAATTGCCGCCCTTGCCGAACAGTTGCAGGGTGTTTCGGGTCAGATGACCCAAAGTGCCGAACTGGTTTCGGGGCAAAGTGACGAAGTCGCATCCTCGGCCCGTGAAGCAACCAGCAACGTTGAAACCGTTGCCGCAGCGACCGAGCAGCTTGCAGCATCGAATGCGGAAATCAATCGCCAGATGGCGGAATCGACCCGCATTTCCAACGAAGCCGCCGAAAAGGCCCGCGAAACCAACGAACTGGTGAACAGCCTGTCACTGTCGGCCAATCGCATTGGCGAAGTCATCGCCCTGATTACCGACATTGCCGAGCAGACCAACCTTCTGGCCCTGAATGCCACCATCGAAGCTGCCCGCGCTGGCGATGCCGGCAAGGGCTTTGCCGTGGTTGCCGCCGAGGTCAAAAACCTTGCCAACCAGACGGAAAAGGCAACCGACGAAATTGCCGGTCAGATTTCGGGCATTCAGAAATCCACCGGTGAATCGGTTTCGGCCATTGAAATGATTGGCGCGATCATTGAAAGCATCAATGAAATCGCCACCACCATTTCTGCCGCCGTCGAGGAACAGGGTGCCGCCACCAACGAAATCACCCGTAACGTGCGCAATGCAGCCGAACGCACCCGGATGGTTTCAACCTCGATCAGCGACGTTGCCGATGAAACCGGTAAAACGGGCGAGCTGTCGGGCGAAGTTCTGCAAACCTCGCAGGATGCCGCGCAGAAGATCCAGGTGCTGAACAACCGTATCAACACCATTCTCGATGACCTGCGCCGCAAGGCCCATGACCGCGCCGCATCGTAA